A stretch of Usitatibacter palustris DNA encodes these proteins:
- a CDS encoding DUF3300 domain-containing protein: protein MRATRTRNPLAVALMLAFMPALAQQPAPTTPPATTAAAAPAATKPFSQQDLDTILAPIALYPDPLLAQIFMASTYPLQVVEAARWQKANPTLKDKALEDALVKQTWDPAVKSLTTVPQVLTQMNEKIDWTQKLGDAFLADQKAVMQTVQSLRKKASDAGNLKSTDQQKVTTANEGGATIIKVEPTKPEVVYVPTYNPATIYGTWWYPAYPPYYMYPPGYVYAPGLAFATGVVVGAAIWGNCNWGGNDININTNNYNNFNKTNISNTNNKFQHNAENRKGVPYKDQGTAQKYNRGGDQKAAQSREQFRGRAEQGRSEMGSMDRSQLGGGAGDRSGSGNFGGGDRGGAAASANTRDMGSRGSASGGGSGSRDFGGGGGSASSRGSHSGFSNSGGGASTRAASSRGSASRGGGGGGGRGGGGRR from the coding sequence ATGCGTGCCACTCGTACTCGGAATCCCCTGGCCGTTGCCCTGATGCTGGCGTTCATGCCCGCATTGGCGCAGCAGCCTGCGCCCACCACGCCGCCGGCAACGACGGCCGCCGCGGCGCCCGCGGCCACCAAGCCCTTCTCGCAGCAGGACCTGGACACGATCCTCGCGCCCATCGCGTTGTATCCGGATCCGCTCCTCGCGCAGATCTTCATGGCTTCCACGTATCCGCTCCAGGTCGTCGAGGCGGCGCGTTGGCAGAAGGCCAACCCGACGCTGAAGGACAAGGCGCTCGAGGACGCGCTGGTCAAGCAGACCTGGGATCCGGCGGTGAAGTCGCTGACCACCGTGCCGCAGGTGCTCACGCAGATGAACGAAAAGATCGACTGGACGCAGAAGCTGGGCGACGCGTTCCTCGCCGACCAGAAGGCCGTGATGCAGACGGTCCAGTCGCTGCGCAAGAAGGCCTCCGACGCCGGGAACCTCAAGTCGACCGACCAGCAGAAGGTGACGACCGCGAACGAAGGTGGCGCCACCATCATCAAGGTCGAGCCCACGAAGCCTGAAGTCGTCTACGTTCCGACCTACAACCCGGCCACGATCTACGGGACCTGGTGGTATCCGGCCTACCCGCCGTACTACATGTATCCGCCGGGCTACGTCTATGCGCCGGGCCTTGCCTTCGCCACCGGTGTGGTCGTCGGCGCGGCGATCTGGGGCAACTGCAACTGGGGCGGCAACGACATCAACATCAACACGAACAACTACAACAACTTCAACAAGACGAACATCAGCAACACCAACAACAAGTTCCAGCACAACGCCGAGAATCGCAAGGGTGTTCCGTACAAGGACCAGGGGACCGCGCAGAAGTACAACCGCGGCGGCGACCAGAAGGCGGCGCAATCGCGCGAGCAGTTCCGCGGGCGTGCCGAGCAGGGCCGTTCGGAGATGGGCAGCATGGACCGCAGCCAGTTGGGCGGCGGCGCGGGCGATCGATCCGGCTCCGGCAACTTCGGCGGCGGTGATCGTGGAGGCGCGGCCGCGAGCGCGAACACGCGCGACATGGGCTCGCGCGGCTCAGCATCGGGCGGCGGCAGCGGATCGCGCGACTTCGGCGGTGGTGGCGGCAGCGCCAGCAGCCGTGGAAGCCATAGCGGCTTCAGCAACTCGGGCGGCGGCGCATCCACGCGCGCGGCGAGCTCGCGCGGCAGCGCCAGCCGTGGCGGTGGCGGCGGAGGCGGTCGGGGCGGCGGCGGACGTCGTTGA
- the metX gene encoding homoserine O-succinyltransferase MetX, protein MADSPQRSVGAVTAERAGFLEPLILKAGKTLASYELVYETYGTLNADRSNAILVCHALSGGHHVAGYYANDPTKIGWWDNMIGPGKAIDTDRFFVIGVNNLGGCHGSTGPASIDRATGQPYGAGFPLVTVEDWVASQARLMDRLGIQTLAGAIGGSLGGMQALQWTLSYPDRIRHAFVIAAAPKLSTQNIAFNDVARQAIVSDPDFHGGNFYAQGTIPARGLKLARMLGHITYLSDDVLSEKFGRVLKREGYGFNYDVEFEIESYLRYQGDKFAQIFDANTYLIMTKALDYFDPARETGGDLAKALSPAKAGFFLASFKSDWRFPPSRSRELVRALVAGSKRVTYAEIDAPSGHDAFLLNDAHYHRLVASYTDNIAAEINAGSRAGPLVIGDTELEEMKGYKGTAQ, encoded by the coding sequence ATGGCCGATTCACCACAACGATCGGTCGGGGCCGTCACCGCGGAGCGCGCGGGATTCCTCGAGCCGTTGATCCTCAAGGCGGGCAAGACCCTCGCTTCGTACGAGCTCGTCTACGAAACGTACGGCACGCTCAACGCCGATCGTTCGAACGCGATCCTCGTCTGCCACGCGCTTTCGGGCGGGCATCACGTTGCCGGCTATTACGCCAACGACCCCACCAAGATCGGCTGGTGGGACAACATGATCGGCCCGGGCAAGGCGATCGACACGGACCGCTTCTTCGTGATCGGCGTGAACAATCTCGGCGGATGCCACGGCTCGACCGGTCCTGCATCGATCGACCGCGCGACGGGCCAGCCGTACGGCGCGGGTTTTCCGCTGGTCACTGTCGAGGATTGGGTCGCTTCGCAGGCGCGGCTCATGGATCGCCTGGGCATCCAGACGCTCGCCGGCGCGATCGGCGGGTCGCTCGGCGGCATGCAGGCGCTGCAGTGGACGCTTTCCTATCCGGATCGCATTCGCCACGCGTTCGTGATCGCGGCGGCACCCAAGCTCTCCACGCAGAACATCGCCTTCAACGATGTCGCGCGCCAGGCGATCGTTTCGGATCCGGATTTCCATGGCGGGAATTTCTACGCGCAGGGAACGATTCCCGCGCGCGGCCTCAAGCTCGCCCGCATGCTCGGGCACATCACCTATCTTTCCGACGACGTGCTGAGCGAGAAATTCGGCCGGGTCCTGAAGCGCGAGGGTTACGGCTTCAACTACGACGTCGAGTTCGAGATCGAGTCGTACCTCCGATACCAGGGCGACAAGTTCGCGCAGATCTTCGACGCGAACACCTACCTGATCATGACGAAGGCGCTCGACTACTTCGACCCGGCGCGCGAAACCGGCGGTGATCTCGCGAAGGCGCTCTCGCCCGCGAAGGCCGGGTTCTTCCTCGCCTCCTTCAAGAGCGACTGGCGCTTCCCGCCGTCGCGCTCGCGCGAACTCGTGCGCGCGCTGGTCGCGGGCAGCAAGCGCGTCACCTACGCGGAGATCGACGCGCCTTCGGGTCATGACGCGTTCCTGCTGAACGACGCGCATTACCACCGGCTCGTCGCGTCATACACGGACAACATCGCTGCGGAGATCAACGCGGGCAGCCGCGCCGGGCCGCTCGTGATCGGCGACACCGAGCTCGAGGAAATGAAGGGCTACAAGGGGACCGCGCAATGA
- the metW gene encoding methionine biosynthesis protein MetW, protein MSPSQQRYDFELIASWIPEGSRVLDLGCGDGVLLAGLTATRNVSGYGVEIDDAGVLASVANGVDVIQMDLESGLNVFEDGAFDFVILSQTLQAMKNTEKILKEMLRVGRQGIVTFPNFGYWRHRLDIMRGQMPVSKTLPYQWYNTPNIHLCTVKDFEDLCVKVGAQILDEQVITGGRPVTVLPNLLGDLAVFRFRRSP, encoded by the coding sequence ATGAGCCCCTCCCAGCAACGCTACGACTTCGAGCTCATCGCCTCGTGGATTCCCGAGGGCTCGCGCGTGCTCGACCTCGGCTGCGGCGATGGCGTCTTGCTCGCGGGCCTCACCGCGACGCGCAATGTCAGCGGCTATGGCGTGGAGATCGACGATGCGGGCGTGCTCGCGAGCGTGGCCAACGGCGTCGACGTGATCCAGATGGACCTCGAGTCGGGCCTCAACGTGTTCGAGGATGGCGCGTTCGACTTCGTGATCCTCTCGCAGACGCTGCAGGCGATGAAGAACACCGAGAAGATCCTGAAGGAGATGCTGCGCGTGGGCCGCCAGGGGATCGTCACGTTCCCCAACTTCGGCTACTGGCGCCACCGCCTCGACATCATGAGGGGGCAGATGCCCGTTTCGAAGACGCTGCCCTACCAGTGGTACAACACGCCCAACATCCACCTGTGCACGGTGAAGGATTTCGAGGACCTGTGCGTGAAGGTCGGCGCGCAGATCCTCGACGAACAGGTGATCACGGGCGGGCGTCCGGTGACGGTTCTGCCGAACCTGCTGGGCGACCTCGCGGTCTTCCGGTTCCGCCGCAGCCCCTGA
- the ppk2 gene encoding polyphosphate kinase 2, with protein sequence MAKAEKKKTAVDAKGKIDSKTYDREMKRLHGELVAMQEWVKAKGLKVCVVFEGRDGAGKGGTIKALTERVSPRVFRVVALPAPTDREKSQMYIQRYLPHLPAAGEIVIFDRSWYNRAGVERVMGFTDQKRVKKFLEVLPNVERAIVNSNIILIKYWLEVSMDEQTRRLKARADDPRKIWKLSPMDLKSYSRWHDYTEARDDMFKYTHSEWAPWRVAYTDDKKRGRLNIISDLLSQIPYEKLKMPKVKLPARGKSGKYKERPITVTKVKERY encoded by the coding sequence GTGGCCAAGGCCGAGAAGAAGAAAACCGCAGTGGATGCGAAGGGCAAGATCGACAGCAAGACCTACGATCGCGAGATGAAGCGCCTGCACGGCGAGTTGGTCGCGATGCAGGAGTGGGTGAAGGCCAAGGGCCTCAAGGTCTGCGTGGTATTCGAAGGCCGCGACGGCGCGGGCAAGGGCGGCACGATCAAGGCCCTCACCGAACGCGTGAGCCCGCGCGTGTTCCGCGTGGTGGCGCTGCCCGCACCCACCGACCGCGAGAAGTCGCAGATGTACATCCAGCGCTACCTGCCGCACCTGCCCGCCGCGGGCGAGATCGTGATCTTCGACCGCAGCTGGTACAACCGTGCGGGCGTGGAGCGCGTGATGGGCTTCACCGACCAGAAGCGGGTGAAGAAATTCCTCGAGGTGCTGCCCAACGTCGAGCGCGCGATCGTCAACTCGAACATCATCCTGATCAAGTACTGGCTCGAAGTGAGCATGGACGAGCAGACGCGGCGCCTGAAGGCCCGCGCCGACGACCCGCGCAAGATCTGGAAGCTCTCGCCGATGGACTTGAAGAGTTACTCGCGCTGGCATGACTACACCGAGGCGCGCGACGACATGTTCAAGTACACGCACTCGGAGTGGGCGCCGTGGCGCGTGGCCTACACCGACGACAAGAAGCGCGGCCGCCTCAACATCATCAGCGATCTCCTCTCGCAGATTCCCTACGAGAAGCTGAAGATGCCCAAGGTGAAGCTGCCCGCGCGCGGCAAGTCCGGGAAGTACAAGGAACGGCCGATCACCGTGACGAAGGTGAAGGAGCGGTACTAG